The Raphanus sativus cultivar WK10039 chromosome 2, ASM80110v3, whole genome shotgun sequence genome includes a region encoding these proteins:
- the LOC108840593 gene encoding transcription factor MYB122-like, giving the protein MVRTPCCRAEGLKKGAWTQEEDHKLIAYVERHGEGGWRTLPDKAGLKRCGKSCRLRWANYLRPDIKRGEFSQEEEDSIVRLHAIHGNKWSAIARRLPGRTDNEIKNHWNTHIKKRLVKKGIDPLTHKSLNGKSSDHPETPPDKSSAHMENDDQKSNKNNVLGSLSARFLNRVANRFGKRINHSVLSDIIGSGGPFNSHTTPTTSASECEKSSSLSSTPNSSDLFIDQNMILDATSLSSSTFSSDISDPLSYDHIFDDIEDMTPFSSRFLNDVISHDDEDFLTLDESCLENTSFMRELTIILQEDKIDTTAFRDSPVTSISEVDDSFEGIDNFFG; this is encoded by the exons ATGGTACGGACACCGTGTTGCAGAGCGGAAGGGCTGAAGAAAGGAGCATGGACTCAAGAAGAAGACCATAAGCTCATTGCCTACGTCGAACGTCACGGTGAAGGAGGTTGGCGAACCCTTCCTGATAAAGCTG GACTCAAAAGATGTGGCAAAAGCTGCAGACTGAGATGGGCCAATTACCTTAGACCTGACATTAAGCGTGGCGAGTTTAGCCAAGAGGAGGAAGATTCCATCGTTAGACTTCATGCCATTCATGGCAACAA ATGGTCGGCGATAGCTCGTAGATTACCAGGAAGAACTGACAACGAGATCAAGAACCACTGGAACACTCACATCAAGAAACGTCTGGTCAAGAAAGGTATCGATCCCCTGACTCACAAATCACTTAATGGTAAATCATCTGACCATCCCGAGACACCGCCCGATAAAAGCAGTGCTCATATGGAGAATGATGATCAGAAGTCGAACAAGAATAATGTATTAGGATCATTATCAGCTCGGTTCTTGAACAGAGTAGCAAACAGATTTGGTAAGAGAATCAACCACAGTGTTCTGTCTGATATTATTGGAAGTGGTGGCCCATTTAATAGTCACACTACTCCCACTACAAGTGCTTCTGAATGTGAGAAGTCATCGAGTTTGTCCTCCACCCCAAACTCTTCGGATCTCTTCATTGATCAAAACATGATCCTAGATGCAACATCGTTGTCCTCGTCAACGTTCTCTAGCGACATCTCTGACCCCTTATCGTACGACCATATCTTCGATGACATAGAAGATATGACCCCATTTTCATCAAGATTTTTGAATGATGTTATATCTCATGATGATGAAGATTTCTTGACGTTGGATGAATCTTGTTTGGAGAATACTTCGTTCATGAGGGAACTTACAATAATTCTTCAAGAGGATAAAATTGATACGACGGCGTTTAGGGATAGTCCCGTGACATCGATCAGTGAAGTTGATGACTCCTTTGAAGGGATTGACAACTTTTTTGGATGA
- the LOC108841581 gene encoding peptidyl-prolyl cis-trans isomerase CYP26-2, chloroplastic isoform X1 codes for MRLPIPNAKLSTPSAKFVPSHVEPPQHSRRTVGGSSPSLELSCKLSRRNLSKSSLLLLLGTQTTLTPLLDLSKAQADTISQETDNNNNNTTCGDRIPTKKAFLDVSIGGEPAGRIVIGLYGDDVPAGTARFSSIVSGKAGISYRRKEFVKIMPGYVQHGGIRSYGADADRATAAAGSLQSLVEEWERGTRGERCKEVKAGSVGIVVRDPSKPPPKTKLVATNGKLEVQEEEMAVGPNGTEFVITAVDAPELEESVLVIGEVLEGMGVVEKMREVKTVRDNTSSPYFKVAKVIGDKRAVVAERGFNRPYTKVQITNCGLIESQESQ; via the exons ATGAGGCTACCAATTCCCAATGCAAAACTCTCGACCCCATCCGCAAAGTTTGTACCGTCGCATGTAGAGCCACCGCAGCACAGCCGTCGAACCGTCGGAGGATCCTCTCCGTCGCTGGAACTGAGCTGTAAATTATCACGCCGGAATCTAAGTAAATCCTCGTTGCTGCTACTCCTCGGTACTCAGACTACTCTGACGCCATTGCTCGATCTCTCTAAAGCACAAGCAGACACAATCTCTCAAGAAAccgataataataataataatacaactTGTGGAGACAGA atTCCGACAAAGAAAGCGTTCCTAGACGTATCCATCGGCGGAGAACCGGCCGGTCGGATCGTCATCGGTTTATACGGCGACGATGTACCGGCGGGAACGGCAAGATTCAGCAGCATTGTAAGCGGGAAAGCCGGAATCAGTTACCGGAGAAAAGAGTTCGTGAAGATCATGCCAGGCTACGTCCAGCACGGCGGGATAAGATCGTACGGCGCCGACGCCGACCGAGCCACCGCGGCTGCTGGGAGTCTTCAGAGCCTGGTGGAAGAGTGGGAGAGAGGGACGAGAGGAGAGAGATGCAAGGAGGTTAAGGCGGGAAGCGTGGGGATCGTGGTGAGGGATCCGTCGAAGCCGCCGCCGAAGACGAAGCTGGTGGCGACGAACGGGAAGCTGGAGGTGCAGGAGGAGGAGATGGCGGTGGGGCCTAACGGAACGGAGTTTGTTATAACGGCGGTGGATGCGCCGGAGCTGGAGGAGTCGGTGTTGGTGATTGGGGAAGTGTTGGAAGGGATGGGAGTTGTGGAGAAGATGAGGGAAGTTAAGACAGTGAGGGACAACACGAGTTCTCCTTACTTCAA GGTGGCTAAGGTGATAGGAGATAAGAGAGCCGTGGTGGCGGAGAGAGGGTTTAATCGGCCTTATACTAAGGTTCAAATCACCAATTGTGGTCTCATTGAGTCTCAA GAGTCTCAATAG
- the LOC108841581 gene encoding peptidyl-prolyl cis-trans isomerase CYP26-2, chloroplastic isoform X2: MRLPIPNAKLSTPSAKFVPSHVEPPQHSRRTVGGSSPSLELSCKLSRRNLSKSSLLLLLGTQTTLTPLLDLSKAQADTISQETDNNNNNTTCGDRIPTKKAFLDVSIGGEPAGRIVIGLYGDDVPAGTARFSSIVSGKAGISYRRKEFVKIMPGYVQHGGIRSYGADADRATAAAGSLQSLVEEWERGTRGERCKEVKAGSVGIVVRDPSKPPPKTKLVATNGKLEVQEEEMAVGPNGTEFVITAVDAPELEESVLVIGEVLEGMGVVEKMREVKTVRDNTSSPYFKVAKVIGDKRAVVAERGFNRPYTKVQITNCGLIESQ, from the exons ATGAGGCTACCAATTCCCAATGCAAAACTCTCGACCCCATCCGCAAAGTTTGTACCGTCGCATGTAGAGCCACCGCAGCACAGCCGTCGAACCGTCGGAGGATCCTCTCCGTCGCTGGAACTGAGCTGTAAATTATCACGCCGGAATCTAAGTAAATCCTCGTTGCTGCTACTCCTCGGTACTCAGACTACTCTGACGCCATTGCTCGATCTCTCTAAAGCACAAGCAGACACAATCTCTCAAGAAAccgataataataataataatacaactTGTGGAGACAGA atTCCGACAAAGAAAGCGTTCCTAGACGTATCCATCGGCGGAGAACCGGCCGGTCGGATCGTCATCGGTTTATACGGCGACGATGTACCGGCGGGAACGGCAAGATTCAGCAGCATTGTAAGCGGGAAAGCCGGAATCAGTTACCGGAGAAAAGAGTTCGTGAAGATCATGCCAGGCTACGTCCAGCACGGCGGGATAAGATCGTACGGCGCCGACGCCGACCGAGCCACCGCGGCTGCTGGGAGTCTTCAGAGCCTGGTGGAAGAGTGGGAGAGAGGGACGAGAGGAGAGAGATGCAAGGAGGTTAAGGCGGGAAGCGTGGGGATCGTGGTGAGGGATCCGTCGAAGCCGCCGCCGAAGACGAAGCTGGTGGCGACGAACGGGAAGCTGGAGGTGCAGGAGGAGGAGATGGCGGTGGGGCCTAACGGAACGGAGTTTGTTATAACGGCGGTGGATGCGCCGGAGCTGGAGGAGTCGGTGTTGGTGATTGGGGAAGTGTTGGAAGGGATGGGAGTTGTGGAGAAGATGAGGGAAGTTAAGACAGTGAGGGACAACACGAGTTCTCCTTACTTCAA GGTGGCTAAGGTGATAGGAGATAAGAGAGCCGTGGTGGCGGAGAGAGGGTTTAATCGGCCTTATACTAAGGTTCAAATCACCAATTGTGGTCTCATTGAGTCTCAATAG